The window TCATCTCTTCCATTGGAATATTTACCCCAAAATCTAGTTCCATCATTATTGGTAGGGAAATCAGTTGGAACACCTAAGTAACCAAAAGCCTCATCCCAGTGATGTTCCATTGCTGTTCCTTCGCCCTCAATAATTTCCTCATTATCAACATCCATTTTACCTGGGCTTAGGTAAATAGAATTAGCTTGAAAATAAAAACAAGCTCCCATTAACCCTTTTTCAATTAATTGAATGTGTTCAAAACCATTTTCATCGAAGAAATATTGCGCAGACCCATCATTTGAAACAACTACTCCAGGTGTTCCATTACTACCAACTCCACCATTAGCTTCCACTGTTGCTGCTGCAAAATCTCTAATAAAAGTTTTAAATCTTGATACTTCGCCTTCTACTGTTTTATTTTCTAATTCTTTTGAATCCGCTTCATTTAAAGACGCCTCCTCAAAAGCACCATTTTCATTGGCATACATATCGAGCATTTTCTGAGCATCTAATACCGCTCCATTGTTTGCGGTTTTCATATAAACAGTAAGCTCATCTAACATATCAAGTCTTTGAGTTTGGCCCGTATAGCTTACATTTTCAAAATCATAGGTAGAAGGTACCTCATATGACAAATCATTTTCTCCTTCTGTGTTATCATCGCAGCTTATTAAAAATATTGAAGCTAATAATGTTAATCCTAGTAATCTCAAGTTTTTCATTTGTGCAAAATTAATATTTGTATTTAGATTGATTCTAATGATGACGCAAAATTAATTTTATTTAGATTGGTTACAAATAAAAACCTAAATTTATTTAGATCAGATTTAAATAAATTTTAAAACATAGGTTCAATGGCTCTCGAAAGCTTTTTTACGTAGAAAGGGAGATTTGAAAAATGGAAGGATGGAAGATAATTTAATCTTAGAAGTTTAATTATTGAGGAGTGGCAGCATAAAAAGTAGATAAATCTTTCATGCTTTTTAATGAAAGTCCGCTTTCAATATTTCCGTTTTTTTTCTGGTGACAATAGCCGATTGACAATACACAAATGAATAATACGAATAGGCTAACCATCAATCTTTCGTAAAGATTTTTCATTTCAGATTTATTGATTTGATGCAAATTTAGACTAAAATCAAGGATAAAGCGAATATATTATGATTTTTTATAGTTGTTTTATCATTATTCGAATTATTTAGTCTGTCTATTTTCTTATTTAATCATAGCAATTCCTATGATTAGTTGTAATTTTACGGCATTAATCGAAAACAGACCTACTTATGGAATATAGAATAGAAAAAGACACAATGGGCGAAGTAAAAGTACCAGCTGACAAGTACTGGGGTGCCCAAACCGAAAGAAGTAGAAACAATTTTAAAATTGGTGCTGAAGCAAGCATGCCTTTAGAAATTGTTCATGGTTTTGCTTATTTAAAAAAAGCTGCTGCTCATACTAACCATGAACTAGGAGTTTTAAGTAAAGAAAAAAGAGATCTGATTTCTAAAGTTTGTGATGAAATTTTAGACAATAAACATAATGACCAATTCCCATTAGTAATCTGGCAAACAGGTTCAGGTACTCAGTCTAATATGAATGTGAATGAGGTAGTATCAAACAGATCACAAATATTAGCAGGTAAAACATATGAAGATGAAAAAGTTGTTCATCCGAATGATGACGTGAACAAATCACAGTCTTCAAATGATACCTTCCCTACAGGCATGCACATTGCTTGTTATAAAATGGTGATAGAAACTACCATACCAGGTATTGAAAAATTAAGAGATACCTTAAAGAAAAAATCAGAAGAATTTAAAAAGGTAGTTAAAATAGGAAGAACTCACCTTATGGACGCAACTCCACTGACTATTGGTCAAGAATTTTCTGGTTATGTGTCTCAATTAGATCATGGAATAAAAGCTCTAAAAAATACGTTAGATCACTTATCTGAAATTGCACTAGGCGGTACTGCTGTAGGAACTGGTATTAATACTCCTGAAGGTTATGCTGAATTAGTAGCTAAAAAAATAGCTGAATTTTCTGGTTTACCTTTCAGAACAGCAGAAAACAAATTTGAAGCTTTAGCAGCTCACGATGCGATTGTAGAATCACATGGAGCATTAAAGCAAATTGCTGTTTCTTTAAATAAGATTGGAAATGACATTAGATTACTAGCCTCTGGCCCTAGATCCGGAATTGGCGAAATTATAATTCCTGCAAACGAGCCTGGATCATCGATTATGCCAGGAAAGGTTAACCCTACTCAAGCAGAAGCCTTGACCATGGTATGTGCACAAGTAATGGGTAATGATGTAGCCATTACAATAGGGGGTACTCAAGGTCATTATGAGTTAAATGTGTTTAAACCAGTAATGGCTGCTAATTTTCTTCAATCAGCAAGATTAATTGGTGATGCTTGTGTATCATTTAATGATAATTGTGCAGTAGGAATTGAGCCAAACTATGAAAGAATTAAAGAACATTTAGATAATTCTTTAATGTTGGTAACTGCCTTAAATACTAAAATTGGGTATGAAAAAGCGGCTAAAATCGCTAAAACAGCTCATGAAAATGGTACTCGCTTAAAAGATGAAGCAGTGAATTTAGGTTATTTAACTGCCGAAGAATTTGATGAATGGGTAAGACCAGAAGATATGATTGGAAGCCTTAAGAAACATTAAAATAGTATAATTTGGCTTTATTATAGTTATTTACTTACTTTAGTTATATAAAATAGAATTAACGGAATCATTGATATGAAAAGCAAGATCAGTTTTATCGCCATCCTTATGATTTTTTGCATGGCTTTTTCAGTTTCTGCTCAATTGAGCAAGGAAGAAAAGAAAGAAATGAAAAGCTTAGCAAAAGAGCTTAAGAAAAACCCAGAGCAAATGAAAGCTATGGTGGACGAAAACGAAAGTTTAAAAAGCTCAGTAGCAAGCTTAACTGCAGAAGTTGAAAACCTTAAAGGACAACTTAGCAATAAAAATGCTGAGATCGCAGCTGCAAAAGCTGAAGCACAAGAAGCAAAAGCTATGGCTGAAGCTCAAAGACAAAGAGCTAATGAGATGGCAAAAAAAGCAAAGGAAGCTAATAATAGCGAACCTGCAGCTTTAGATGAAAGTGGTACTTGGTTTAAAGTTCAAGTTGGCGCTTTTGAAAACATCGACATGTCTGAATACTTTAAAAACAATCCAAATTTCAGCGGTGAAGATACTGAAGAAGGTTTGCAAAGAATTACTTTAGGGAGATTCAGAGATTATTGGGAAGCCGATAAATTCAAAAAAGCACTTAGGCAAATGGGCGTTAAAGAAGCCTGGATTGTTCCATATAAAGACGGTGTAAGAGTTCCGTTAAAAGAAGTTTTAGAAAATCTTACTGCAAAGCCACAAGGCGCAGGAAATTAATATTTAAAGCTTGTTTGAAAGTGTAAGGCTATAGTTGCCTTTTAAAAATGTAGAGATGCATTAAACTTTCAAGCAAGCTTTTTTTGAATCTTAAAACATACCGTTACACATCCTTGAAATTTGATTTTTCTTTACTGCCCAATCTAACCAAAGGAGAAATTACTCAACTCCATCAGGATCACAGTATTGAAAATATTTTTATCGACAGTAGAAATATTGTTGTTAGCTATAAAAATATATTTATAGCTATTGAGGGTGAAAGACATGATGGCCACCAATTCATCCAAGAGCTTTATTCTAAGGGCATCCGAAATTTTATAATTGAAAAGGATGTAAACTATATTGAGTTTGCTGAGGCTAATTTTTTTAAAGTTGAGAGTTCTATTCAAGCCTTACAACAAATTGCGGGTAAAAATAGAGCTAAATTTAAGGGCATACTTATTGGAATAACAGGAAGCAATGGTAAAACCATTGTCAAAGAATGGTTAGCTAAGTTAATCGAATCTGTTTATTCTGTTTATAGAAGTCCTAGAAGCTATAATTCACAAGTAGGTGTACCCCTTTCACTTTGGCACATTAACGATTATCAAGATTATGCCATTATAGAAGCTGGCATTTCACAAATGCATGAAATGGAAAAGCTTGAAGCTATAATAAAACCTAATATTGGTATTTACACCAATTTAGGCACAGCACATGATGAAGGTTTTCCTAGCTTAGAAGAAAAAGCACATCAAAAAGCTCGATTATTTAAGGATAGTAAAACTATTATTTTTTGTAAAGATTTTCCAGAAATATCTAATGCTTTACATAATCTTCCCAATCTGGAAGATAAGGAATTTATAGGTTGGTCTTTTGAAGACAACACGTCCAACTACTTTGTTGAAACCGAAGAAAGAGAAAATGGAATTGCCATTAGAATACCATATAGGGAGGAGTTCTTCATTTTTACAGTGCCTTTTAAAGATTATGCATCTTTAGAAAATATAACACATTGCTTGCTATTGCTTCTTCATGAAGGCGTTCCTATCAAAATCATTCAAAATACTTTAAATGAAATCCGCCCTTTAAAAATGAGGTTAGAAACCAAAAAAGGGAAAAATAACACTTATTTGGTGGACGATTCATACAATAATGACTTAGTAGGACTGGATACTGCTTTGCATTTCTTTGCACAACAAAAACAATATCAGAAAAGAGTTTTAATCTTGTCTGATTTACTTCAAACTGGCTTAAGTGGAGATATCTTATACAAACAATTAGCCGAAAGGATTGAAAATGAAAATATTGACCAATTGATAGGTATTGGATCTGAAATTCAGCAATTAAAAAGCTTTTATCATGGTAAAATAGAACTCTTTAATTCAACTAATGAATTTTTAGATTATGAACAAACCCATCCGTTTCACAATAGTGTGATTTTAATTAAGGGTGCTAGAAAATTTGGCTTTGAAGCCATAGTTCAGCGATTAGAGCAAAAAATTCATGGAACAGTCTTAGAGATTGATCTTAATAAAATTACTCACAACCTGAACTTTTACAGATCACGGCTAAAACCTAATGTTAAAACCATGGTAATGGTAAAAGCATTTGCTTATGGAAGTAGTAGCCATGAAATCGCAAATTGGCTTGAATTCCATAATGTTGATTATTTAGCGGTTGCCTACGCTGATGAAGGAGTTATTTTACGACAGCATGGAATTAAACTCCCTATTATGGTCATGAATCCTGATCCACGCTCATTTGAATTACTTCATCACTATAATTTAGAACCTGAAATATATAGTTTTAGTTTGTTAAATGACTATGTGAATTATACCAGAAGTTTTGATTATAAAGCTAAAATCCATTTAAAACTGGATACGGGTATGCATAGGCTAGGGTTTGAACCTTTTGAAATTGAAGATTTAATACCTATTCTAAAGAAAAATCCTCATATCCATGTTTCTTCCATATTTAGCCATTTAGCTGCTTCGGATGAAGCCTCACATAATGGTTTTTCTGCTCAACAGGCTATGTCTTTTAAAAAAGCCGCTGACGATATCATCAGTTACATAGGATATAAGCCTATCCTTCACCTCTTAAATAGCCCAGGCATCAGTCGCTTTCCAGATTATCAGTTTGATATGGTGCGCTTAGGGGTGGGTCTTTACGGAATTGACACTACAGGTTTACATCCTGGTGAATTATTGCCCGTTTCTACTTTGAAAACCGTAATTTCTCAAGTGAAGCATATTAAGAAAGGAGATACAATAGGATATTCACGAAAAGGCCTAGCAATTGAAGATATGAAAATTGCTACCATATCGATCGGTTATGCAGATGGCTTCAACAGAAAGTTTAGTCAAGGAGTGGGAATGGTAAAGATTAACGGGAAATTAGCCCCAGTAATTGGCAATGTTTGCATGGACATGACAATGGTGGATGTAAGTGAAATTGATTGTGCAGCTGGTGATGAAGTTATTGTTTTTGGTGATGAGCCCAACATTACAAAAATGGCTAAATCTATTGATACCATACCTTATGAGATCTTAACCAATGTGAGTGAAAGAGTAAAAAGAGTATTTTATACTGAGTAATCAGTCTCTATTTCAATTAAACCAATCTTTTTAAAGAATACCTACTTTTAGGTATTGACTAAGTATATATTTCCTTCAATATTTATAAAAATTTTAGGGGATGAAGTTTTTCTTAGTTATATCAATAATTGCCTTATGGTGGATGCCCACTAATTCACCTGGCAATATTGATATGAAAAAAGTAAGCTTGCCATCAATATCTACACAGATAAAAAATCAATCGATTAACTATCAAAAGAATACAAGCTTAACAAAAAGAAAACTAGATCATTATGGCTATCAAGCTAGGAAAAGCTTTTTTAGATAATATTTGATATGGAAATTAATTCTAAAAACATTTTAGAAGAATTACAAGGAAATTGGAATTGTACTGAAATTAATGATAGTTCTAAGCAAGAATCAATTAATTACAGCTTCTCCTTATTAATATCTGAAAACTTAATTTCATGCAACGGTGATAAAAATGAGTACTGGCCCAGCATTTGTAATTTTGAATCTGTGGGCTCTTTAAAGGATGGATATTTTTATAGAGAAGATGGTTCATTCCTTCAAATTAAATCTCTAATTGATAATAAGTTACAAATAGAACTCTCCTTTAAAAATGAAAATGGAGATATAAATCCTGTTCTG is drawn from Marivirga arenosa and contains these coding sequences:
- a CDS encoding DUF4856 domain-containing protein yields the protein MKNLRLLGLTLLASIFLISCDDNTEGENDLSYEVPSTYDFENVSYTGQTQRLDMLDELTVYMKTANNGAVLDAQKMLDMYANENGAFEEASLNEADSKELENKTVEGEVSRFKTFIRDFAAATVEANGGVGSNGTPGVVVSNDGSAQYFFDENGFEHIQLIEKGLMGACFYFQANSIYLSPGKMDVDNEEIIEGEGTAMEHHWDEAFGYLGVPTDFPTNNDGTRFWGKYSNGRDELLNTNEALMNAFITGRAAISNKDLDTRDEQIEIIRNEWERVSAATAVHYLNGGIASFADDAIRNHVISEAWAFIYSLKFNPNKKLTNTEIEALLALLGTNFYEITTDNINAVKATLVSTYGFEEVQDQL
- the fumC gene encoding class II fumarate hydratase, yielding MEYRIEKDTMGEVKVPADKYWGAQTERSRNNFKIGAEASMPLEIVHGFAYLKKAAAHTNHELGVLSKEKRDLISKVCDEILDNKHNDQFPLVIWQTGSGTQSNMNVNEVVSNRSQILAGKTYEDEKVVHPNDDVNKSQSSNDTFPTGMHIACYKMVIETTIPGIEKLRDTLKKKSEEFKKVVKIGRTHLMDATPLTIGQEFSGYVSQLDHGIKALKNTLDHLSEIALGGTAVGTGINTPEGYAELVAKKIAEFSGLPFRTAENKFEALAAHDAIVESHGALKQIAVSLNKIGNDIRLLASGPRSGIGEIIIPANEPGSSIMPGKVNPTQAEALTMVCAQVMGNDVAITIGGTQGHYELNVFKPVMAANFLQSARLIGDACVSFNDNCAVGIEPNYERIKEHLDNSLMLVTALNTKIGYEKAAKIAKTAHENGTRLKDEAVNLGYLTAEEFDEWVRPEDMIGSLKKH
- a CDS encoding bifunctional UDP-N-acetylmuramoyl-tripeptide:D-alanyl-D-alanine ligase/alanine racemase, encoding MNLKTYRYTSLKFDFSLLPNLTKGEITQLHQDHSIENIFIDSRNIVVSYKNIFIAIEGERHDGHQFIQELYSKGIRNFIIEKDVNYIEFAEANFFKVESSIQALQQIAGKNRAKFKGILIGITGSNGKTIVKEWLAKLIESVYSVYRSPRSYNSQVGVPLSLWHINDYQDYAIIEAGISQMHEMEKLEAIIKPNIGIYTNLGTAHDEGFPSLEEKAHQKARLFKDSKTIIFCKDFPEISNALHNLPNLEDKEFIGWSFEDNTSNYFVETEERENGIAIRIPYREEFFIFTVPFKDYASLENITHCLLLLLHEGVPIKIIQNTLNEIRPLKMRLETKKGKNNTYLVDDSYNNDLVGLDTALHFFAQQKQYQKRVLILSDLLQTGLSGDILYKQLAERIENENIDQLIGIGSEIQQLKSFYHGKIELFNSTNEFLDYEQTHPFHNSVILIKGARKFGFEAIVQRLEQKIHGTVLEIDLNKITHNLNFYRSRLKPNVKTMVMVKAFAYGSSSHEIANWLEFHNVDYLAVAYADEGVILRQHGIKLPIMVMNPDPRSFELLHHYNLEPEIYSFSLLNDYVNYTRSFDYKAKIHLKLDTGMHRLGFEPFEIEDLIPILKKNPHIHVSSIFSHLAASDEASHNGFSAQQAMSFKKAADDIISYIGYKPILHLLNSPGISRFPDYQFDMVRLGVGLYGIDTTGLHPGELLPVSTLKTVISQVKHIKKGDTIGYSRKGLAIEDMKIATISIGYADGFNRKFSQGVGMVKINGKLAPVIGNVCMDMTMVDVSEIDCAAGDEVIVFGDEPNITKMAKSIDTIPYEILTNVSERVKRVFYTE
- a CDS encoding SPOR domain-containing protein, which produces MKSKISFIAILMIFCMAFSVSAQLSKEEKKEMKSLAKELKKNPEQMKAMVDENESLKSSVASLTAEVENLKGQLSNKNAEIAAAKAEAQEAKAMAEAQRQRANEMAKKAKEANNSEPAALDESGTWFKVQVGAFENIDMSEYFKNNPNFSGEDTEEGLQRITLGRFRDYWEADKFKKALRQMGVKEAWIVPYKDGVRVPLKEVLENLTAKPQGAGN